Within Triticum dicoccoides isolate Atlit2015 ecotype Zavitan chromosome 1B, WEW_v2.0, whole genome shotgun sequence, the genomic segment NNNNNNNNNNNNNNNNNNNNNNNNNNNNNNNNNNNNNNNNNNNNNNNNNNNNNNNNNNNNNNNNNNNNNNNNNNNNNNNNNNNNNNNNNNNNNNNNNNNNNNNNNNNNNNNNNNNNNNNNNNNNNNNNNNNNNNNNNNNNNNNNNNNNNNNNNNNNNNNNNNNNNNNNNNNNNNNNNNNNNNNNNNNNNNNNNNNNNNNNNNNNNNNNNNNNNNNNNNNNNNNNNNNNNNNNNNNNNNNNNNNNNNNNNNNNNNNNNNNNNNNNNNNNNNNNNNNNNNNNNNNNNNNNNNNNNNNNNNNNNNNNNNNNNNNNNNNNNNNNNNNNNNNNNNNNNNNNNNNNNNNNNNNNNNNNNNNNNNNNNNNNNNNNNNNNNNNNNNNNNNNNNNNNNNNNNNNNNNNNNNNNNNNNNNNNNNNNNNNNNNNNNNNNNNNNNNNNNNNNNNNNNNNNNNNNNNNNNNNNNNNNNNNNNNNNNNNNNNNNNNNNNNNNNNNNNNNNNNNNNNNNNNNNNNNNNNNNNNNNNNNNNNNNNNNNNNNNNNNNNNNNNNNNNNNNNNaggggcgggcgaggcggcgggggCAGCAGGGGGGGGGGCGAGGCGTCATCGGCGCAATCCGCCCAGCGGAACCGCGGCGCGGGGGCGGTGGCAGCCGAAACGACCGGCGAGGCGGGGGGCGACGCAGGGTCCGCGCCGGAGGAGGCGGCAAgggcgggggaggggggcaccaccggcggcggggcggcgggcgcGCCTGAATCGCCAGAGCGGGaggcagccatcttctcacttcTTTCGAGCGACAACATATGCAAAAAGTAGCTCCCGAAACCACTATGAACCTCCATGGAACGGCAGCTACAGTCCTCTTGAATTCCACACATCCGAAATTGCCTCTGAATGTGTCAATTACTAGCCCAGTTGTCATAGTCATATGTCGGCATTTTCCTTCTCTTCTAACCTGAATCCGTTGTCTCGACATAGGACTAGCGATAGGACTAATAAGAAAAATAATTGGGCAATCTCCGTTCTTGACTTGACTATAGGGCGACCAGTGCCCAAGCTCAAAAGTCATGGCTTCAGGTGGGAAAAGCTTACCGGGGTCAGCTTGACCTGTGCTTCGTCTCGTACCTGGAGGCAGCATAAAAGCGACCAGAGCAAAGGCAGCATAAAAAAGCGACCAGAGCAAAGGCAGCATAAAAGTGAAAGCAAGGCTGGAGAACTTCGGAGTTCAGGTACTTTTAACATTCGCTTTCTCCAGGCTACATTGTTCTTCAGAATTGCCAATCTTTTCATCCCATGTCCCTCTTTCTGTTATTTTGTTCTTCCACGCCATTTTTTGCCCAAATCATGCAATCCACTCGGGTAACCTATTGAACAACAAAGATTTACTGAGTATTACTGAAGTAAAGTAAAAGGAGACGAGCTAGTTAACAGGAGAAAGGGTGCACATAAATCAGGGGAGCGCAACATGTGTATCTTAGGATTACAAATTGTATGTCATGAAGAAGAGTCTAGGGTGAACATTTGTTGCAAAATAAGGGGGTCTGATATGATCAGATAATTCTAGATGACAAAAGCAATAGCATGACAATTCTGTAATGTGTAAGAGTAGGAGTTTCACAATTGTTGGTATTTTCTATTCACTTGCTTATTATATCCATACTGCATTTGGAGGACAAGATCATTTTACAGATTAAAGATAGAACAACAATTTACCAGGCTTCAGAAAGAACAAACACAACTACTGAAACTAATTACTGAAGAAGACCGGCCATTTTTTTAGCACAGAAATGGTCTAGTGATTGCGGGAAATCCAAAACACATACACACACAATTTACTTTCTATAAAATATGTGCAACATAAAATTCCTACTGTGATAACCATCAATTGTTGGTCGAACTGACACATGTCTTGCACATAAATCACTTTTTTTGACCGATTGTGTGCACACCTTCGTGAACATGAACATAAAGGATAGCTCATGCCTTTTCATCGTGCAGTATAATTTATTGACGGTAGCAACAATAAGCtatcaaataaaataaataaacttaCATGACATATTCTAACCAAATTTGTGTCATTGTTAATACCAAGCAGTGCATTAGCACCATAGGATCTATTTCTGTACTCGTTAGACACAGGCTGATTTTTTAATCTATGTAGGATGGAACACAATCACACACAACAAACATTATTTGACACAGAACATTGACTGAATATAAAACCTGAAATTGAAAGTGTATTGCTTCAATGCCAATGTTCTAAACCACTCGATTTTTTATTTATTCGGGACCAGCATGCCTGGTCCAGTTAGTCCACCCCGTTGACGCTGGCAGGTGTATGCTCGGAATAAATGGACATGGGAGGTGCATGATAACCATCACCGCCCCTTAAATAGTTGAAAATGTGCTTCACCGAGGAAGCTGCACCCAAAACCATATTCAGTCTTGAGCTTCTTGGGAGCAGAAAATTCAATGGAGTTAACCTCGTTGCTCGGTTTGCACACACCCTTCCAAATAAACACAACATTCTTGATAAGATCACGGAAGGACAAGTCATTTATAGAACTTGTTGATGCACACCTGTAGCAAAGGTTAAGCATACAATTAGTCTAGTTGTCGTGAAAAGAGTAACATCAATAAGTACAACTTACAGTGACCTTTAAGAAAGTCGAAATGATGACATGCCGAGCAGTGAAGCATATAATTCTTGCCCAGTGCTAAGGAGAGTTTCTGTTCAACCCTCAAATTCGTAATAATGTGACATTGACATGGTACAACACCTTTTAAGAAGGGAGTCACTAGAGTCTTGATCAACCTCCATATAGGTTGCCATGATGAAGCTAACATTTGCTTCATCAGGAAGTTCTTCTGTGTGGCGTTCGGCTAGTTCTTCCAAAATGCGGAGGAACACAGTTTGCATGCCAACATCTATGACTCTGCTACTTCCCTCATGCCGAGAGGAAAATATATCTCGTGACATAATCACACCTGCGACTGATAAAATATCTGAAGCTAGATAAGAGAAAAGTCATTGTGCATTCGATatttttttagaaatggaggaggacctccggcctctgcatctggacgatgcatgcagcctctttattaattattcacacaagaccttacaaagtcatacaaaagtaagactaaagccaccatctaggtctaggcaacatctgtcgctactcctatccagttgatgaagggatgctgatagtctaggCCTAATGCCAAACAGACCtctcagccaaacctaacatctaagacctgaggtcacaactaggacgcctgccgggtatggggcacccaccagtctggcgcactcctcaaccaggacgcctgctgggtataaggccgccgcagccacctgccaccaatccatctttagtGTTGTACTGCTGCATGTACCTTGCCCGGTCAAGCTgcagtcgacgccaccacgacgccagacaacgccaccatcctgcgctcgtccatcatcacatGCCCACCGGCGAGatcccgctgctccatgccgcttaGACCCGCCGTTGTCGACATGTCAGATACCacgccgctcctcctcttgtcccctccagccaacacttgctccaaaacgatgcccccaggagggagaaCGACATCGAAACGTCGCCATCATCCgatccggtagacccagatctagggtttcccccgaaacCTTCCGATTAGGTTGACCTGACTGCAACGACGATACCTCGAGAAGGGAACGACGTccgagacgccgccatcgtccgccatgacggCAGTTAGGCGCGATTTTCACCGGAGGCCACGTCGTCCCGATCTCGCGGTTGGCTGGAACCGAGCGGAGTCTCTCCACGAAGACGAACGCCGCCGTCGGTAAACCGGTGGAGATCCGACATCTCCTCACCGGTCCCTCCACGCGCCGTCGGTCGGCGGAAGGCCACCCCGCGGCGGATCCGATCGGGGCGTTGGATCCGCAGTCGCCGCCACCACCATCTCCGCGCAGATCAGGTACCCCGTCGGATGgggcgctgccaccgccgccgtccatTCAGGGCCGCCACTCCGCCGGCTTATGGCGCTTCGGCCACCGCCGCACGGCAAGGGATCGCCGCCCCAGCCGCCGCCTTCGGATCTCACGAGAAGGGCCGCCCCTGCCGCCTCAGATGAGATCTCGCCGCACCCACCCGCCCAGGTGCCTTCGGCGCCGggccccgccgccaccgcggccctcgccggcggcagcggcggcagaggGAGGCGCGAGAGGAGGCCTGCGGCGCTAGGGTTCGGTGGCCCCTGGCGTTGCCTAGGGGGAGGCGACGCGAGGGGGAGGGGGGGCATCCAAGCATACCATTGGTTTAGCGATGTTGGTTTTAAACACATCCGCCATAACTGCTAATGTCATCATAAGAGTATGGTTAAATAGGAAAACAAATAGTGTATTATAATGCAACATGAAAAGTGGCTTCGGTAGATGGAGAAAAATATTATAACTCTTGACAAGAATATCTGGTGGCCAATACACAAAACAGACATGAACAAACAATTTTTATGTGTTGGCCGCTAGATATTTGTTGTTAAGAATTATAATATTATTTCCATCTCCCAATGGCTCTAATCATCTCGCATTATAACATAACAGTTTTGCTATTTAACCGTGTTTTTTCGTTGACATTGGAGTCGTGGCTGCTGTGTTTGAAAACCCACATGGTTAACTATATAATATCGAATGCGCATTGACTTTTACATATCTAGTTTCTGATAATGTATCAACTTTAGATATTGCTAGTGTGATTATGTATGTATGCCCAGTTGATCGCGAGACATATTTCCCTCTAGACACGAGGGAAATAGCGATTATTGATGGTGACATACAAATTGTGTTCCTCCACATTTTTTAAGTACGAGCCGAACGCCATAGGGACAAACTTCTTTCTAATGAAACAAATGTTGGGTTTATCATGACAACCTTTATGAAGGTTGATCAAGCCTCCAGCAAGTAAGTCAAGTGTTTACTGTTAATGTCACATTATTACTAACTTGAGGATTGGTAACATAAGCTCTTCTTAGAACGGGGGCAACAAGTTTATGCTTCCATTACTGCTTGGCATGTCATCATTTTGACTTTCTTAAAGGTCACTATCAATTGTACTTACTAATATTACACCTTTCTCGACAGCTAGACTAGACTAACTGTATGCTTAACCTTTGCTACAAGTGTGCATCAACAAGTTCTAAATGACTTGTCTTTCAGTGATCTTATCGAAATATTGTGTTTATTAGAAGGGATACGTGCAAACCAAGCAACAGAGACAACTATATTGAACTTTGTGCCCCCAAAAAGCTCAAGAATGAGCATGGTTTGCATGTGACCAATCTTGCTCAGTGAAGCACAATTTCAACTATCTAAGGAGCAATGGTTATCGCGCACTGACATGTCCGCTTATTCCTGCGTCCACCTGCCAGCGTCAAGGATGGACCAACTAGACTAGGCATGCATGTTCCGAATAAATAACAATTAGAGTAGTTTGGAACATTGCTCCTGAAGCGATAAATTTTAAAGTTCCAGGTTTCATTAGATTCAATCAATTTTCTCTGGGTGTCAAACAATTTTTATTGTGTGTGACAGTGTTCTATCTTCCGTAGAATAAAAATCCGGTCTACGTCTATTTCTGATGAGTACGGTGACATATGCTATAGACCCGGCCCGTGTCTATTTCTGATGAGTACGGTGACATATGCTATGGTGGCTAATGCACTGCTATTACCAAGACTACAAGCTTATCACGTGAAGGCATGGACGCTATTGGCATGTTTGGGTTATTTCCAAACTAGTAGCTTGAAAATGGAAACCAACACTAAGTCACTAATACGTTTTTTCATAGGCAAGCTTGGATTTCCAACAGTCACTATAAAGTGCACATCTAAATTGCCTACGTCATGTTGCCTTCCAAATGCACTTTATACATAACATTGGGTAAATTATAGTAAAATGAATTATGCACGCTTCACTTACCTAAAGTTTAGATATATCTATTGTGCTTATTTATCGGTAAACAAACAAGAAGGATGACATCCCTCTCCTCTTTGTAAATCCGCACAAGATAAAACTGAATTAAGTAGCAATAGCATAGAGAAATAAAGAAGATAGAGAGACTGCATTTGCAGGACAAGACTATTTTACAGATAGAATACCCATCATTAATTTACCAGGCTTCAGAAAGAACTAACAAAACTATTGGAACTAATCCTATATAATTATATAGGTTATccccactaacatatttctctcGACATACAAACATACCACCTCAACATGCAACCGTGTATAGGAAAAGccccacctcaacatgcaaccacACATGGAAAAAAGCCCACcacaacatgcaaccatgcatgggTTGTGCTACTTATATCCAATAAATATGTTACAACTATACTATAATCAAATATAATAAACCATATGTTTTTTCAATTTCATTTATCATATTATTAATCCAAATATTCATCTTTCATACAACCAAATCTCACTGAAATATACTGTAACCAATTCCTGCAACGCGTGGGGTATCATCTACTTACTGCACAAGGACATCCATTCTTTCTTGCATAGAAATGGTCTAAGTGCGTATATACGATATTGTATGGATTGTTAATTTGCTACTTTGATGATATAATCCCAGGATAGTGGCTAGTATTTTCATATTTATTGATCCTTGCGTGTTAAACATATGAGAAGCTTCCAACAATAACTATGTTCTGTGTTTGTAAATGCCAGGGACTGCTCCAAAATGTTTCCTGCTCTAAATTTGCTTCTCTTGCCTCATATGCTCCTACTGGCAATGACTTCATATTCTCACGCACTGCCCTTCAGCAATGAGACTGATCTCGATGCCTTGCTAGCATTCAAGGCAGGTCTAAACCGGCAGTCAGATGCACTGGCCTCATGGAACAAAAGCACTGACTTGTGCCAGTGGCGTGGTATCATGTGCAGTCACAGGCATAAGCGAAGGGTATTAGAACTGAATCTCTCCTCGACTGGGCTTTTTGGGTACATAGCTCCTTCCCTCGGGAACCTCACATACCTGAGAAGTTTAGACCTCAGCTACAATCTGCTACACGGCGAAATCCCACGGGCGATTGGCCAGTTGACGCAAATGTCATATCTTGACTTGTCAAATAATTCACTCCAAGGTGAAATGCCTTGGACAATTGGGCAGTTACCACGGTTAACTTACCTATATCtatcaaacaattcacttcaagggGAGATTACACATGGCCTGCGGAACTGTACTCACCTTGTAAGTGTCAAACTTGACCTGAACAAACTTGATCGAGAAATCCCTGATTGGCTTGGTGACTTGTCAAGTATAGATACCAATTCAATAGGGAAGAACAGCTTCACTGGGACCATCCCACCATCACTTGGGAACCTCTCATCGCTGCGGAGATTATACCTCAATGAAAACCAGCTGAGTGGTCCAATCCCTGAGAGCCTTGGCAGGCTTGGTAAGCTTGAGGCTCTAGCACTGCAAGTAAACCACCTATCAGGAAACCTTCCAACAATGCTCTTCAACATTTCATCCCTCATCCTCGTTGGTCTCCAAATGAACCAACTGCATGGCACACTGCCCTCCAATTTGGGCAATGGCCTGCCACACATCCGATACCTTATCCTTGCTCTGAACCATTTCACGGGAAGAATTCCAGCTTCAATTGGAAATGCAACTACAATCCAATCTATGGACCTCTCTGGTAACAACATCACTGGAGTCGTGCCTCCAGAGATTGGAACACTCTGCCCAAAATACCTGATGCTTAATGGAAACCAGCTGGAGGCAACCACTGTTCAAGACTGGGGGTTCATCACTTCCCTGACAAATTGCACAAGCCTTCGTTGGGTCACATTGCAAAACAACAAGTTTAGTGGTGGGTTTCCGCGCTCTATTGCAAACCTGTCAGGGCAACTTGAAGCCCTAGACATCAGATACAATGGGATATCAGGCAAGATACAAATTGGCATTGGCAACTTTCCCAAACTATTCAAGCTAGGGCTATCTGGCAATCAGTTAACCGGCCCCATACCAGACAGCATAGGAAGACTGAACATGCTCCAGTTCTTGACACTAGAGAATAATCAACTCTCCGGGATGATGCCGCCCTCGCTCGGGAACTTAACACAATTGCAGCACCTTTCAGTAGATAACAATATGTTGGAGGGACCTCTTCCAATGAACATTGGAAATTTACAACGACTTGTCAGCGCAACCTTTTCGAACAATGCGCTTTCAGGTCCATTACCGGGAGAGATCTTTAGCCTGTCATCCTTGTCATACGTTCTGGACTTGTCTAGGAATCATTTTAGTAGTTCCCTTCCATCCCAGGTTGGTGGTCTTACAGAGCTCACATACTTGTACATCCATGAGAACAACTTGTCTGGGCTGCTGCCAGATGCTCTCAGCAAATGCCAGAGCTTGATGGAGCTCCGTTTGGATAATAACTACTTCAACGGTATGATTCCTTTGTCTGTAAGCAGAATGCGAGGCTTGGCACTGCTGAATTTGACCAAAAACAGGCTCACAGGAGGAATCCCTCAAGAGTTAGGACTCATGAGTGGCCTGAAAGAACTGTATCTTGGACGGAACAATTTGTCTGCACAGATCCCAGAGACCTTGGAAAGCATGATATCACTCTAccgactcgacatatccttcaaccTTCTTGATGGGCAAGTCCCAGCACATGGTGTGTTCACCAATTTGACTGGGTTCACTTTTTATGGGAATGGTAAGCTTTGTGGTGGCATTCAAGAGTTGCATTTGCCTTCATGTCCATCCAAAGCAATTGGGGGCGGTCAAAGGATACCCCGAGTCATTCGAAATGCAATGATCCCGAGCATTATAATCATCTTTGTGTGCTTTATAGTGGGACTAGGTTTCTTCTCACTGAAAAATAAATTAAGACTGCCATCTGTAAGAGCAACTTTGGTAGCTCCTTCCTTGATGGGCGACATGCATCCTCGAGTTTCTTATTCCAACTTGTTCCAAGCAACAAATGGCTTCACAACTGACAATTTGGTTGGTACTGGACGATATGGATGTGTTTATAAGGGGAGGATGATGCTCAAGAGGTCAGTAAGTACTGTGGCTGTGAAGGTTTTTGACCTTGAACAATCTGGTTCCACAAAAAGTTTTGAGGCAGAGTGTAAGGCACTTGGCAAAATTCGCCACCGTAACTTAATTAGTGTTATAACTTGCTGCTCTTGCTTTGACTTTAACCAGAATGACTTCAAAGCCATTGTTCTCGATTTCATGCCTTATGGGGGTCTTGATAAGTGGTTACATCCAGACATATATCCATCCAATCCAGTCAAAATTCTAACATTAATGCAGAGACTGAGTATTGCTTTTGATGTTGCCGCCGCTCTAGACTATCTGCACAACAACTGCCAGCCAACAATAGTTCACTGCGACTTGAAGCCCAGCAATATTCTTCTTGGAGAGGATATGGTTGCTCATGTTGGGGACTTTGGCCTTGCAAAGATACTCATAGATCCAGAAGGGGAGCAATTGATCCATTCAAAGAGTTCCGTAGTGGGAACAATTGGATATGTGGCTGCAGGTAActaaattttattttattattgttCTAGCAAATTGGGTTGCTTGCTCGGCATATTATTCATGTTGTTTGTGCACTGCAGAATACGGTGAAGGTGGTCAAATATCTACAAGTGGGGATGTGTATAGCTTCGGTATTGTCCTCCTTGAGATGTTTACAGGGAAGACGCCTACACATGGTATGTTTACAGATGGATTGACCTTGCTCGAGTACGCAAAGATGGCATATCCAGCACAACTGATGGAGATTATTGATCCCCTTCTGCTATCAGTTGAGAAGACACAGCGAGATATTAATAGTTACATGTACTCTATCACAAGACTTGCCCTAGCATGCTGCAGAAAAAGACCAACTGACAGGCTGTCCATAAGAGATGTCGTTTCTGAGATGAACAAGATAAGGGCTTGCTATGCTGTAGAAGTAACTAGGAAATGTAGTTCAGAGTGATGGAGCATCAGTGCCTTGTTCTTGAGCACTAGTTTCATAAGATAACAATGGGAAATTATTATTTATACCAATATAAAAATCATGAGTTGAACTTGGTGTACTTTTGATCTGTCAACTTCATTTCATAATTATTCATCCAGTTATTGTGGACAAATGTTACGACCTCCCCTAATAACACTTTCACCTATGGCCTCTTAGTATACTTACTTTGTTCTGTTACTCTCTAATTTATATTGTATATGTGGTAATTCTTATTTTTACGTGCATAGAGAATTTGTCCTTTTAAGTGATATTGTTTTTATGAAAAGATCTCGTGCCTATGCTTTCAAGATGTGATGTAAAATTCCAAACAATGTGTTTTTTGTAATTTAACATGAAACTATACAATGATAGATATATGTGAGCTTAAAAATGTGCTTCTAATATGTTCGATTCAGTATTTACTAACATTTCTTAAAAAAACGAACATGTTTTTCTATAGTTTCTTCCACATCAATCAACAATACTGAAGGCACGAAAACATTTAATTTTCtaatagcctaccccaacttgtttgggacaaaAGGCTTagtaagtagtagtagtagtagtagtagtagtagtaagtaTACTTGAAAAAACATAAATGTATTTGTTTTCATGTTATTCGAACGTGCTCTGCACATGCACAGTTACCGGCGTTGAGATGGGACGGAGTCCAAAAACTAGAGAGCAAGAGATGGAATCAAGGTCGGTGTTTAAGGGAGCATTCCAATAATACACCTTCTGAACTGAATTGTTTGAGGATGTTTTTTCAACATCAGATTATCGGCTTTtccatccttcagttcaacgctgCAATGCAGCTATTTTGCATATTTTGTATAAAATACCAGGAAGGCAAGAAAATCTAACATTACTTTTATCAGATACACATGTCAAATATCCTTGCTTCAACACAACGGACTGCAGTTCTCTTTCTCTGATAAATCTTATTACTTGCATTCCCCTAGTACTTATCCAGAGTTTTGAGTTGCAGGAGCAGCCATATGTAACAATAACTAGTTATTTTATATCTTGGCACATCCTGGACAGCTAATTACGATTAAGTCtagctttatttgttttcttgaaATCACAGCTCAAATATTTCTGCAGAATTTGAAGCACACAAATACATGACATGACAACACACCTGCAAATAATTTAAAGAGCAAAGATGTGTGGATGAAAACGATATACAGTGTCCACCTTGATTTTGCTGATCAGACGGCTTCATTTACGCCAGCCTTCCTTCCCATTTTTATTGCTCCCACTGCATACAAAGAGTGAAAAAGGATAGTACGATCAAGTCGACTTTAACATCTTGGCCTTTTCTGCCTAAATATTAACATTTGTACATCACTAGAGTTGCACTCCACTTACCCCCAAACAATCCTGCTATGTTCTTTCTAATCAAGTCAACTTCCAATCAATTTACTAGTCTAGGTTTTCGTATAAGTACAGTATTGCTACCTTTTGGCTGCAACTATTCAAGGATTACTCCTGCAGCTCAACGAGGCAGTAAGCTGGCCTGAAAGCTGAGGCGAGCGGCAGCCCTGGAAGCAAGCGCCGCTGTACGGCCTCCCCATCCTCTCGCGGGCCACGGATAGTAAGGTCTGCTCCTTCCCGCTGCTCGGCAAGAAGAGCGTGAATCCGGCCGGATCTAAGTCGGCCGCAACGGTTCAGCCCAGATCCATGGATCCTTCCCGCCTTCCCGATGAAAGAGAGGAGCGGGAGAACGCGTCGGTGGCTTGGAGCCGTGGAGCGGGAGGGGCGGCAGAGGGAAGGCACTTAGGGCGTGTTCGGTAACCCTCTCCAGCCTCAAACTCCTCAACTCCTCAGCCAATATCCAACGGCCAGCTTCTCGTTGAAAATCTCGGAGCTAACCATCCGTTCGGCACATCAGCTTCTAGTTTGGCAAGCACAGGTGTCATACACATTAGCACAAACCACCTCAATAAACAAAACAAAATTACAATCAGACCCCCTGGTCATCCTGCATCACTCGTCAGGATGGAGGTGAGGACCAACATGCCGGCACTACCCCATCACCGTGGACGGCCACACGGAAGCCGAAGCCGCAGATGGACGGCGAGCGACCGATGGGGAGGACAGCGAGGTCATCGGGGCTCAGGGATGGGAGCGCCGGCCATTGCTCCCGCATCCTCGGCAGCTCCTGGCGGATTGAAACGGCGGCAGTGGAGGACGATAGAGACGGCGGGGCGGGCGGCCAGCGGGGCGGACAGCGAGCTGGGAGGGCGGCGGCCGGCTACGTGGGTCGATGGGCTCGGCGGCCCGTGTGAGAGGAACGAGAGAAGGAGATCGTAGGGATAGAGCAATCGTGCGGGATGGGATCGAATCGGTACGCACGCCGTTCACTTAGCGGTGGCAGTTGCTAGTAATTTTGGTCAAACTCCCGCTCCTTCGATTCCTGGGAGCTCGCCTTTTCCAACTCCACGACTCCTCCAATTTTACACTACACAAATAGCCAGCTTCTCACTCTCATAACCAAGATTTAAACCGTTCGGCTGAACTCCTCATTTGGAGTTGAGGAGTTAAGAAGCTGGAGGGCTACCGAACACGctcttaggatgtgtttggtttaAGAACGTAGTAGAATGGAATGTCATGGTTCCATGGGTTGGTTCCATTCCTGTGTTTGCGGGGACAATTGAGTGGAATGGAATGATTATATTTGAGTGTTTGGTTGAAGAGATGGAATCGGATGGATTTAATTCAGCTCATCTAATATGAACAGTTGTAGCTATATTCTCAGCGACATTTTTGACTGAATATTTACACTGAGTTGAATTTTGACATCAAACAAACAACACatacaaaaataaaaaaacatcaAGTGGCATGCCTATGCCGCCTTCACAGCAAGCTGCTGGATCAATCGAATTGGATGTAATCGGATCGATGTGAGCAAGCTTAG encodes:
- the LOC119334917 gene encoding probable LRR receptor-like serine/threonine-protein kinase At3g47570 yields the protein MFPALNLLLLPHMLLLAMTSYSHALPFSNETDLDALLAFKAGLNRQSDALASWNKSTDLCQWRGIMCSHRHKRRVLELNLSSTGLFGYIAPSLGNLTYLRSLDLSYNLLHGEIPRAIGQLTQMSYLDLSNNSLQGEMPWTIGQLPRLTYLYLSNNSLQGEITHGLRNCTHLVSVKLDLNKLDREIPDWLGDLSSIDTNSIGKNSFTGTIPPSLGNLSSLRRLYLNENQLSGPIPESLGRLGKLEALALQVNHLSGNLPTMLFNISSLILVGLQMNQLHGTLPSNLGNGLPHIRYLILALNHFTGRIPASIGNATTIQSMDLSGNNITGVVPPEIGTLCPKYLMLNGNQLEATTVQDWGFITSLTNCTSLRWVTLQNNKFSGGFPRSIANLSGQLEALDIRYNGISGKIQIGIGNFPKLFKLGLSGNQLTGPIPDSIGRLNMLQFLTLENNQLSGMMPPSLGNLTQLQHLSVDNNMLEGPLPMNIGNLQRLVSATFSNNALSGPLPGEIFSLSSLSYVLDLSRNHFSSSLPSQVGGLTELTYLYIHENNLSGLLPDALSKCQSLMELRLDNNYFNGMIPLSVSRMRGLALLNLTKNRLTGGIPQELGLMSGLKELYLGRNNLSAQIPETLESMISLYRLDISFNLLDGQVPAHGVFTNLTGFTFYGNGKLCGGIQELHLPSCPSKAIGGGQRIPRVIRNAMIPSIIIIFVCFIVGLGFFSLKNKLRLPSVRATLVAPSLMGDMHPRVSYSNLFQATNGFTTDNLVGTGRYGCVYKGRMMLKRSVSTVAVKVFDLEQSGSTKSFEAECKALGKIRHRNLISVITCCSCFDFNQNDFKAIVLDFMPYGGLDKWLHPDIYPSNPVKILTLMQRLSIAFDVAAALDYLHNNCQPTIVHCDLKPSNILLGEDMVAHVGDFGLAKILIDPEGEQLIHSKSSVVGTIGYVAAEYGEGGQISTSGDVYSFGIVLLEMFTGKTPTHGMFTDGLTLLEYAKMAYPAQLMEIIDPLLLSVEKTQRDINSYMYSITRLALACCRKRPTDRLSIRDVVSEMNKIRACYAVEVTRKCSSE